The Nocardioides ginsengisegetis region CGGGCGGCGGAGGCCACGCCCCCGACGGTCGGCACGACCACGACCAGCACCCGGTCGCAGCGGGCCACGACCTCGTCCACCAGGGGGTCCGGGGTGCGGGGCAGGTCCACGACGACGGTGTCGTGCCCACGACGGGCCGCCGAGAGCGCCTCGCGCACCGCGAACGCCTGGAGCGTGGCGGGTCCGGCGTGCACGCCGCGCCCCGGGCGCCAGCCGAGCACGCCGAGGGGGCCGCGGCGCGGCACCGCCTCGCGCAACGACCGGCCGCTGAGCCGCCCGGTCGTCTGCACCAGCGCCTCCCAGCCGACCCCGTCGACGTCCTCCAGCCCGAGCACCCGGTCGCACCCGGGGCCGAGGGGATCGGCGTCGACCACCAGCGCGTCCCCCGCGCGCGCCGCCTCCTGGCCGAGGGCGCAGGCCAGGGTCGTCGCCCCAGCCCCTCCCGAGCCGCCGATCACCCCCAGCACGTGCCCGCGTGACGGGCCCCCCTCCCCGGCGTCGGTGAGCACCTCGGTCAACCACGCGTCCGACCGCGGCAGGTCCGTGACGGTCTCCGCGCCGACCCGCAGGGCCGCCCGGAACATCTCCGCGGGCGCCGGACCCCAGGTGACGACGTGCACCGCACCGCGGCGTGCCGGCGACAGGTGGGCCACCTCGTCCACCAGGTCCGCGCCGAGCAGGACCAGCGAGGCGCCGGTCCACCCCCGCAACGCCGCGCCGCCGTCGTGGGCCACGTCCGGCGTCACCCCCGCGGCCGCGGAGAGCCGCAGCAGGTCGTCGAGGAGCGTGTCGTCGCGGGTGATGAACAGCGGAGTGGTCATGTCGCGGATGGTTCCCGGGCAACCGGCCACCCCAATCCGGAGGTCGCCCGGCCTGTGGACAACGCACGCCGGACACCACGCCCGGGACGAGTGACGGCCCACACGAGGAGGCGCGACCACCCGCGCCCCTACGATGACCGCATGGCGTCCCGCCCGACCGCGGCCTTCTTCGACCTCGACAAGACGATCATCGCCAAGTCGAGCACCCTGGCGTTCTCCAAGCCCTTCCAGGCCGGCGGCCTGATCTCGCGGCGCGCGGTGCTGCGGTCGGCGTACGCACAGTTCGTCTACCTCGTGGGCGGCGCCGACCACGACCAGATGGAGAAGATGCGGCAGTTCATGTCGCAGCTCTGCGCCGGCTGGGACGTCGCGACCGTCCGCGAGATCGTCGCCGACACCCTCCACAACATCGTCGACCCGATCGTCTACGACGAGGCCGTGCAGCTGATCCAGGAGCACCACCTCGCCGGCCGCGACGTCGTCATCGTCTCCACCTCGGGCGCCGAGGTGGTCGGCCCGATCGGCGAGATGCTCGGCGCCGACCGGGTCGTCGCCACCCGCATGGAGATCGTGGACGGCCGCTACACCGGCGACATCGAGTACTACGCCTACGCCGAGGAGAAGGCGCGGGCGATCCGCGAGCTCGCCGAGCGTGTCGGCTACGACCTGTCCCGCAGCTACGCCTACAGCGACTCGGTCACCGACGTGCACATGCTCGAGGCGGTCGGCCACCCGCACGCGGTCAACCCGGACCGGGACCTCCGCAAGATCGCAGCCGGCAAGGGCTGGCCCGTGCTGGTCTTCGTCAAGCCGGTCGCGCTGCGGGGGCGGGTGCCCCTCCCGCCGGCCAAGCCGGCCCTCGCCGCGCTGGCGGTCGGTGGGGTGGTCGCGGTTGGTGGAGTCATCTGGGCCAATGCCCGCAAGCGCCGCCTCGGGGCCTGACGACCGCCGCGATGACCTCAAAAGTCAAGGGTTGAAGGTCGCTCCGGGAGCGCGTAGAAACGAGAACAGAACTCCAGAGCAGCACGTGATCCGGGTACCCACGCGGCGATCTACCCTTCCTTAGGGTGCATGCCACAACGGGAGAATCCCGGGGCAGCAGTTAGATGTTGCACGCTTGGTAGCCATCGGGTTCACGTGTCAGCGGCGGCATCCGAATCCCTGGTGAGTCGGGTGCCGCTCGCATGTCCAGACCAGCTGGGCCTACTCCGCCGCCCGTCGCAGCGGGCTCGCCTCGGCGCCCGCGGCGAACGCCTCCGCGGCGTACAGCACCCACGCCTGGACACCGGGGCGGCCGCCCTCGCGGTAGCCCCGGAGGTTCGACTCGTACGCCGACCGCAGGGCCAGGTGTCCGGCTTCCGGGACGACCAGGGACTTCTCGTCGACGCCGCGCGCCACGAGCACCAGCCGCTCGGCGGCCCGTGCGACCAGCCCGTTGTGGGACGCGAACGGCGCCCCGGTCGCAAGATCGGCGTGCACGACCGCGGCCACCAGCAGGGCCGGGGCGGCGGTCGGGGCGGTCAGGAGCTCGGCCAGGCCGCGCAGGCGGTCCGCGGACGCGGCGTCCCGGGGGCGGCCCAGCTGGTCGGCGGGCAGCGTCGCGGAGCCGGCCAGCGCGTGGATCCGGGCCAGCGCCTGCAGCGGCGTCCGGGCGAGCAGCGGCGCCAGCGACAACAGCTCGGTGGACACCCTCAGGGCGTCCTGGGCGATCTCGTCCCCGGTCCCTTCACGCACGTCGGTCAGCGACGAGGACGAGCCCTCGAGCGCGGCGCTGGCGTGCGCGCCCCGCAGGAGCGACTCAGCGGTCGTCTCGGGCGAGGTGCGGCGCAGCCCGCGGTCGCGCAGCATCACGTCGATGCCGTCCCGCGCGGCGGCGTACGCGGACGGCACGCCCTCGAGGGACGTCAACCAGGCAAGGGGATCCGCGCTCATGGACGTGAAGGCTATCGACCGGTGCCCGGCCACCCAGCCGGTAGCCTGCCGATGATGAGTGACGACAACGCCGCCTGGGCGCGATCCTTCGGCTCCGTGGCCGAGGCCTACGACCGCGGGCGGCCGACGTACCCCCCTGAGGCGGCGGCCTGGCTGGTCGGCGAGCAGCCGGTCACCGTCCTCGAGCTGGGCGCCGGCACCGGCAAGCTCACCGAGCAGCTCGTCGCGCTCGGGCACGACGTGCACGCCACCGACCCGGACCCGGCGATGCTCGCCGTGCTGGGTCGCCACCTCCCCGACGTCCGTACGTCGATCGCCGGGGCCGAGGAGATCCCGCTCGGCGACCGCTCGGTCGACGTGGTGGTCTCCGCCCAGGCCTTCCACTGGTTCGACCTGGACCGCGCCCTGCCCGAGATCGCCCGGGTCCTCAAGCCCGGCGGCCGGCTGGCCGTCGTGTGGAACCAGCGCGACGAGCGGATCCCCTGGGTCCGCAAGCTCGGCCACCTGATCGGCACCCAGGACCAGCTCCGCGAGCCCGCCGAGCCGATCGTGCAGTCGGCGCTGTTCGGGTTCGTCGAGGACATGGCGTTCAAGTCGTGGCAGATCGTCGACCGCGACTCCATCCAGGACCTGGTGCTCAGCCGCTCCAACGTCGCGGTGCTGCCGCCGGAGGAGCGCGAGGCCAAGCTGGCCGAGGTGCTGGCGTTCTACGACGACTACGGCCGGGGCATGGACGGCATGCAGCTGCCCTACGTCGTGAGCTGCTTCCGGGCCACGGTGATCGACCAGCCGCGCCCCGGCGCCGCCGAGGACCCCGACGGTCCCGCCGCTCCCGGGGGGCCCGGCGACGCCGGCGACCCCGCCCCGGAGGGCGAGGTCTCGGACGGCACGGACACCGACATGCTGCTCATCGACTTCCGCTGAGGATCGCAACCTCCCGGCAACCCCTGCGGGGGCAGGCTGGACGCCGCCACCGGCACAGGTCCTAGGGTGGCGTGAGTCACCACAGGAAGCTGTTGAGGGAGTTGTCGTGAGCACTGAGTCCATCGAAGGTGGGACCCTGTCCAACCTGAGCCGTGAGGACCGGACGTTCGAGCCGCCGGCCGAGCTCGCGGCCCACGCGAACGTCACGGCCGAGGCCTATGACCGGGCCGCGTCGGACCGGGAGGCCTTCTGGGCCGCGGCTGCGGAGCGCCTCGACTGGGCCGAGAAGTGGGACCGGGTCCTGGACTGGGACAACCCGCCGTTCGCGAAGTGGTTCACCGGCGGGAAGCTGAACGCGACGTACAACTGCGTGGACCGGCACGTCGAGGCCGGCCGCGGCGACAAGGTCGCCCTGCACTGGGTCGGCGAGCCCATCGAGGACAAGCGGACCATCACCTACGCCGACCTCCAGCGCGAGGTCTGCCAGGCGGCCAACGCGCTGACCGCGCTCGGCGTCGAGGCCGGCGACCGGGTCGCGATCTACATGCCGATGATCCCCGAGACCGTCGTGGCGATGCTGGCCTGTGCCCGGATCGGCGCCCCGCACACCGTGGTCTTCGGCGGCTTCTCCTCCGACGCGCTCGCCTCGCGGCTGGTCGACTGCCAGGCCAAGGTCGTCGTGACCGCCGACGGCGGCTACCGACGCGGCGCCCCCTCCGCCCTCAAGCCGGCCGTCGACGAGGCCCGGGCCAAGACCTCCTCCGAGGGCTTCGACGTCGAGCACGTGCTGGTCGTGCGGCGCACCGGCCAGGACCTCGGCGAGCACGGCTGGGACGACGCCGTCGACGTGTGGTGGCACGACGCCGTCGGCAGCGCCTCGACCGAGCACGCCTGGGAGCCCTTCGACGCCGAGCACCCGCTCTACGTCATGTACACCTCCGGCACCACCGGCAAGCCCAAGGGCATCCTGCACACCACGGGCGGCTACCTCACCGGCACGTCGTACACCCACCACGCCGTCTTCGACCTCAAGCCCGACACCGACGTCTACTGGTGCACCGCCGACGTCGGCTGGGTCACCGGCCACTCCTACCTCGTCTACGGACCGCTCGCCAACGGCGCGACCCAGGTGATGTACGAGGGCACCCCCGACGCCCCGAACAAGGGCCGCTGGTGGGACATCGTCGCCGAGTACGGCGTCACCATCTTCTACACCGCCCCCACCGCGATCCGGACGTTCATGAAGCAGGGTCGCGAGATCCCCGACGAGCGCGACCTGTCCTCGATCCGGCTGCTGGGGTCGGTGGGTGAGTCGATCAACCCCGAGGCCTACATGTGGTACCGCGAGGTCATCGGCGGCGAGCGCTGCCCGATCGTGGACACCTGGTGGCAGACCGAGACCGGCCAGATCCTGATCTCCCCGCTGCCCGGCGTGACCGCCGGCAAGCCCGGCTCGGCGATGCGGCCGCTGCCCGGCATCGAGGCCGACGTGGTCGACGAGGCCGGCGAGTCCGTCCCCAACGGCTCCGGCGGCTACCTCGTCGTCAAGGAGCCGTGGCCGGCCATGCTGCGCACCATCTGGGGCGACGACGACCGCTTCAAGGAGACCTACTGGTCGCGCTTCCCGGGGTCCAAGGTGGGGGGCAAGGGCTTCTACTTCGCCGGCGACGGCGCCAAGCGCGACGAGGACGGCGCCATCTGGCTGCTCGGCCGCGTCGACGACGTCATGAACGTCTCCGGCCACCGGCTCTCGACCACCGAGATCGAGTCCGCGCTGGTCTCCCACCCCAAGGTCGCCGAGGCGGCCGTGGTCGGCGCGGCCGACGAGACGACCGGCCAGGCGGTCTGTGCGTTCGTGATCCTGCGCGACTCCGCCGGCGACGGCGGCGAGGACATCGTCGAGGAGCTGCGCCGCCACGTGCAGAAGGAGATCGGCGCGATCGCCAAGCCGCGCCAGATCATGATCGTCCCCGAGCTGCCCAAGACCCGCTCGGGCAAGATCATGCGCCGCCTGCTCAAGGACGTCGCCGAGCACCGCGAGGTCGGCGACGTCACCACGCTGGCCGACTCCTCGGTGATGAACCTGATCTCGCAGGGCATCGGCTCCAGCAACGAGGACTGACCGACCGGTCGGCGATAGGCTGGGCTGCGGAGCGCCGGGAAGCCTGGTCGGCATGTCCTTGTCATGCCTACCCGACGGAGCTCGATGTCCGACACCGCCGAATTCGCCAGCCAGGTCCTGCTCGTCGCAGCGGTCGGGATCCTGGCGCTGCTGTCCAACCGCCTCACCGAGCGGATCAAGATCCCCGCTCCCCTGCTGGTCCTGGTCGCGGCCGCCGTCGCGGTGCAGGCCATCCCCGCCGTGCACCAGCCGCCGGAGCGGACCGTCGAGCGGCTGGTCACCGTGGCGCTGGTCTGCATCCTGTTCAACGGCGGCCTGCACATGGGCGCTCGGCGGGTCCGCGAAGCCGCCGTTCCGATCCTGGTCATCGGGGTGCTCGGCACGTTCCTGACTGCCGGCGCGATCGCGGTCTTCATCCACGCCGCCGTCGGGCTCGACTGGTTCCCGTCGCTGCTGATCGCGACCGCGATCTCCCCGACCGACCCGGCGGTCGTCTTCTCGGTGCTGGGCCAGCGCGAGGTCTCGGGCCGCAGCGGCACCATCCTGGAGGGCGAGT contains the following coding sequences:
- the acs gene encoding acetate--CoA ligase; translated protein: MSTESIEGGTLSNLSREDRTFEPPAELAAHANVTAEAYDRAASDREAFWAAAAERLDWAEKWDRVLDWDNPPFAKWFTGGKLNATYNCVDRHVEAGRGDKVALHWVGEPIEDKRTITYADLQREVCQAANALTALGVEAGDRVAIYMPMIPETVVAMLACARIGAPHTVVFGGFSSDALASRLVDCQAKVVVTADGGYRRGAPSALKPAVDEARAKTSSEGFDVEHVLVVRRTGQDLGEHGWDDAVDVWWHDAVGSASTEHAWEPFDAEHPLYVMYTSGTTGKPKGILHTTGGYLTGTSYTHHAVFDLKPDTDVYWCTADVGWVTGHSYLVYGPLANGATQVMYEGTPDAPNKGRWWDIVAEYGVTIFYTAPTAIRTFMKQGREIPDERDLSSIRLLGSVGESINPEAYMWYREVIGGERCPIVDTWWQTETGQILISPLPGVTAGKPGSAMRPLPGIEADVVDEAGESVPNGSGGYLVVKEPWPAMLRTIWGDDDRFKETYWSRFPGSKVGGKGFYFAGDGAKRDEDGAIWLLGRVDDVMNVSGHRLSTTEIESALVSHPKVAEAAVVGAADETTGQAVCAFVILRDSAGDGGEDIVEELRRHVQKEIGAIAKPRQIMIVPELPKTRSGKIMRRLLKDVAEHREVGDVTTLADSSVMNLISQGIGSSNED
- the ssd gene encoding septum site-determining protein Ssd → MTTPLFITRDDTLLDDLLRLSAAAGVTPDVAHDGGAALRGWTGASLVLLGADLVDEVAHLSPARRGAVHVVTWGPAPAEMFRAALRVGAETVTDLPRSDAWLTEVLTDAGEGGPSRGHVLGVIGGSGGAGATTLACALGQEAARAGDALVVDADPLGPGCDRVLGLEDVDGVGWEALVQTTGRLSGRSLREAVPRRGPLGVLGWRPGRGVHAGPATLQAFAVREALSAARRGHDTVVVDLPRTPDPLVDEVVARCDRVLVVVVPTVGGVASAARLCARLADPSRLRLVVRGTGIAPERIARVTGVPVLASMADQRGLPEAVDLGMGPVRSRRGPLGRAVVDLLAQLRVMGAAA
- a CDS encoding HAD family hydrolase, which codes for MASRPTAAFFDLDKTIIAKSSTLAFSKPFQAGGLISRRAVLRSAYAQFVYLVGGADHDQMEKMRQFMSQLCAGWDVATVREIVADTLHNIVDPIVYDEAVQLIQEHHLAGRDVVIVSTSGAEVVGPIGEMLGADRVVATRMEIVDGRYTGDIEYYAYAEEKARAIRELAERVGYDLSRSYAYSDSVTDVHMLEAVGHPHAVNPDRDLRKIAAGKGWPVLVFVKPVALRGRVPLPPAKPALAALAVGGVVAVGGVIWANARKRRLGA
- a CDS encoding oxidoreductase, giving the protein MSADPLAWLTSLEGVPSAYAAARDGIDVMLRDRGLRRTSPETTAESLLRGAHASAALEGSSSSLTDVREGTGDEIAQDALRVSTELLSLAPLLARTPLQALARIHALAGSATLPADQLGRPRDAASADRLRGLAELLTAPTAAPALLVAAVVHADLATGAPFASHNGLVARAAERLVLVARGVDEKSLVVPEAGHLALRSAYESNLRGYREGGRPGVQAWVLYAAEAFAAGAEASPLRRAAE
- a CDS encoding class I SAM-dependent methyltransferase, which produces MSDDNAAWARSFGSVAEAYDRGRPTYPPEAAAWLVGEQPVTVLELGAGTGKLTEQLVALGHDVHATDPDPAMLAVLGRHLPDVRTSIAGAEEIPLGDRSVDVVVSAQAFHWFDLDRALPEIARVLKPGGRLAVVWNQRDERIPWVRKLGHLIGTQDQLREPAEPIVQSALFGFVEDMAFKSWQIVDRDSIQDLVLSRSNVAVLPPEEREAKLAEVLAFYDDYGRGMDGMQLPYVVSCFRATVIDQPRPGAAEDPDGPAAPGGPGDAGDPAPEGEVSDGTDTDMLLIDFR